A region from the Methylocella sp. genome encodes:
- a CDS encoding LuxR C-terminal-related transcriptional regulator, which produces MILALQINEAFGSIDWIELQLGDASPAVSKRFRPAIELLRAAGLAFQDDGLAALAMAASYLRGRGGAQDHHAATLCRFGFWQLGKFDSFYSLPRRRPGARSPKSGTISAVLDLSIEAAMALDHLHFATAKRLASDALYIAETALPAAGGIAALPACLIAQVLYEEGCLDEAEIIIRDRLPAINAEGSIECALRAYLVLTRIARHRMQYDFVALLLREAEALGERREWPRLVAACAAERILLLLQLGRMREARLSVECLDGYVETHRPRSGHSGSEVMRYRMLARWRVCWAEAPSSEAVTTLRLLYHHAVEKKNLYVACQLAVELAEMLAVIGESEEADALFFHMIKSGAVAGLYQVFLEGGAGLGALLGRAYNYAETPGSTDREMLPFLGSLLSRWDARCAKRLSAEPGRRISDVLTTREGDILAMISRGLSNKRIAQSLKISPETVKSHVKRVFLKLGVGTRMEAVSQAKSLGLL; this is translated from the coding sequence ATGATATTGGCGTTGCAGATCAACGAGGCCTTTGGCTCGATCGACTGGATCGAGCTACAACTTGGCGACGCGTCTCCCGCGGTCTCCAAACGGTTTCGCCCGGCGATAGAGTTGCTTCGGGCGGCCGGCCTCGCCTTTCAGGATGACGGTCTTGCGGCTCTAGCGATGGCGGCGTCCTATCTGAGAGGTAGAGGAGGGGCTCAAGATCACCATGCCGCAACTCTCTGTCGCTTCGGTTTTTGGCAACTCGGCAAGTTCGACTCTTTCTATTCGTTACCGCGGCGTCGACCCGGCGCTCGCTCGCCGAAGTCCGGGACGATATCAGCGGTGCTCGATCTATCGATCGAGGCGGCAATGGCGCTCGACCACCTGCACTTTGCTACCGCGAAGCGACTGGCGTCGGATGCCTTATATATTGCTGAAACTGCGCTCCCGGCCGCCGGGGGCATCGCGGCGCTTCCCGCGTGTCTAATAGCCCAGGTGCTTTACGAAGAAGGCTGTCTGGACGAAGCCGAAATAATCATCCGCGATCGGCTTCCAGCGATCAATGCGGAGGGCTCGATTGAATGCGCCCTGCGCGCGTACCTAGTCCTTACGCGAATCGCCAGGCACAGGATGCAATATGACTTCGTAGCGTTGTTGCTTCGCGAAGCCGAGGCTTTGGGGGAGCGCCGCGAGTGGCCAAGGCTCGTTGCCGCATGCGCGGCCGAACGCATTTTGTTACTGCTGCAATTGGGCCGGATGAGGGAAGCTCGCCTCAGCGTTGAATGCCTTGATGGTTATGTCGAGACGCATCGTCCACGATCCGGGCATTCTGGCTCTGAAGTAATGCGATATCGCATGCTCGCCCGCTGGCGGGTATGCTGGGCCGAGGCTCCCTCGAGCGAGGCGGTGACGACGTTGCGGCTGCTTTATCACCACGCCGTCGAAAAAAAGAATCTGTATGTCGCGTGCCAACTGGCGGTGGAACTGGCGGAGATGCTCGCGGTTATCGGCGAATCCGAGGAAGCGGACGCGCTGTTTTTCCACATGATCAAATCAGGAGCGGTGGCAGGCCTCTATCAGGTCTTTCTGGAAGGCGGCGCGGGATTGGGCGCGCTTCTAGGGCGGGCCTATAACTATGCCGAAACGCCCGGTTCGACGGATCGCGAGATGCTACCTTTTCTTGGAAGCCTCCTTTCGCGGTGGGACGCTCGCTGCGCGAAGCGCCTTTCCGCTGAACCCGGCCGCCGCATCAGCGACGTATTGACGACACGGGAGGGCGACATCCTTGCAATGATCAGCCGGGGCTTGTCTAACAAGCGGATCGCCCAGAGCCTTAAGATCTCGCCTGAAACCGTGAAATCGCACGTCAAGCGCGTCTTTTTAAAGCTGGGCGTCGGCACTCGCATGGAGGCTGTATCTCAAGCTAAGTCGCTGGGGTTGCTATGA